The Perca fluviatilis chromosome 17, GENO_Pfluv_1.0, whole genome shotgun sequence region gaggctgtgctggacactgctctctgggcatcgggtcatctggctccatcactacatttatggcacccagtgttcctgcgcgatgttgtgcagaaccacacaggctaaaacaatttgcagactttttctgccATTTATAGTAAGGTCCCCCCCGCTGATGCAAGACAGAGCCATCTGCCCTTAATCAATCCGATGGAGAGCTCCACCGTGGCACGTGTGCGTTGTaccggcgcatagaggtcttctaaaagagccaaatctgccattgctgataagtgatcaactgatgacttttctttctcctgttgaactgattatatgctgcaccgcaagtccacactgactcgaaAACTTGCGTACATGAGTTCAGACCAAACGTCAGGTTTtatcgcagcctacgctcacactcaaattgataaatgccgagctttgcgtaggaatTGGCGTACGCCCGTCCTACACCTGTTTTATGTCATatgcacgtttcataaatgagggccaatgtccTTTAGTGCAGACTCAGAGGTACTTGAGTACATGAGATCAGGCTCAGAGTTAAAAGTTCTCAACTGTTTCCCCCGCGTGAAAGCTGTGTTCATGAAATACAACACTGCCACACCATCCTGTGCACCGGTGGAAAGGCTGCTCAGCCTGGGAGGTCTTGTGCTCTACCCCCAGAAGAAACAGACTTTCAGATGAATGTTTTTTAAAGACTGCTCCTGATGAGGTATAATCACCCATTTTGTGCTGATGTGGAATAGGTTGCCTGCCACCCATGCTGTAGACATAGCTCAAGCCTATGCCTAATATCCTCTTTTCTATCTGCCATCATACTGTGAACAAGTGCATATTCAGTTAACATAGCCTTTTTTAATTCTGAGACTAGTCATGCTTTAGGTGCTTGATTTTATTTTGGCCAAAATGTCTTTTTCCTAAGGAGCCTATTGAtactatttttttataattaagaGCACAAAAGAAATAGCCGTTATGTCTTCCATAGTACAACTTTAACGCATGCGCTATGCCTTATGTGCGCGCACTCACATATCAAAAAATGCATTCCCGATGgtgacaccaagtcctcccggagttgagccttttgtcattagttttgctttcaataactctGTAAATGGTGGCAGTAagccaacagctacatgcaaggtgtgtggcaccgGATCAACAATGtggaacttcatcaggcatctccaatatattatatataattatagttAGTAGTagctgaggctcagacatccatggtgCACAGGAGGCGGGATGCACaaatccatctccccaggagcAAACGCTGTGTCAGGggggcaaactcatgtgatgcgttaattgatcccgtggatgatttgtaggctattaagtgaacaaggtgtaccgcggtccaccaaacactgggccgtcttgactgtcttaattctgcacatatttctgttactgtagtcctatttactatttcattatttcatccatgcgtggcgcagcggatccatgcgcactgtcacctgccgtggagacgctggcctcacaaacctctcctcctctgagtcgggtctccctcgcgctggactcagtttcactgagcctactaacacttagaaaataaataaatggcattacatcagtgagttcaaattgcttattgtgtgtaatttggactgacgctgcgtgcgtgcagtgagatgcatgttgttctgtaactggtgaGGCGCTGCCACTactctcttgatttccacttcaacatagacattttttttagtgaaagagacgttacatttagcatatatcatcattatctttatagttgtatccatatgatgtgacagttaatatttcaccaggtccgagggttagagggatgtgttaagtagaccccataaagttctcctacaactgattttgatattgtacagtatggatggtagctacaggacatgctttgaattcataagatttaacaatagtAGTTAATAGTCAATAGTGTTAGGGagagatcagatggccagagacttgagactcgacttggactcaagctcaaagacttgagactcgacttggacttccaaaaaatgacttgtgaacatctctggccTACACATTTAGGAACAGATATTGGGTTCTgcccaaaaaacaaacatgaaagtaatgtaaaagtaatgtaaaaagttactttccatagggggtaactaagtaaagtaacggattacccttgtgttgtcttcccgttaaccttgaaaaaaatgttgatgtgacccgaagtcaacacaagggttaagaagtaacgagcaaacactactttttaaaagtaacttccccaaTACTGAATACCAGTgttgtggaagtttcctttgcagcaggggagagttttcaaattttgtaaattgaaacaaataagacagtcggAGACTAAACCAAGTTTTTTAgtattttattaaagatatatttgcaaatataggaggaATACAGATTCACAAAAAGCACAAACAGCTCAGTGTGGACAGATTCTTCAAATGAGTAAGAGGAAACCGTGAGCTTTAATGAACACTGGAAAAGGGGAGTGACATTCACACATGATCTTTTCTAAACATGACTTTGCATTTTCTTACAGGCACATAAAGATATAGATCCTGCCAGACACTTTCTAAAAAGACcggaaaatgtaataaaacctACTTCATCTAATCCTTTGTTCCCTACTTCCACAGTTGGGGTCACGCTCCCCGTACATCTAAACTGAAAAGGGAGGGATGGATCTGGGGAAGGAACATTGTTCACTTGTGGCCTTGTAGATTATCAGTTCACACAAAGGGCATACACATTCGTCTTCCAGACTCTCTGTCTCAGCAGTTAAGCAGAATCAAATCAACATGTGAAACTTTCAATAATGTGAGAGAATGCAATgtgctaataaaaaaataataattacaaggaataatgcttaaatgtaattttctgccaTTACACCAGTACCTCAGAATGATactaaagtacagtactggagtaaatgtccGTAGTTGCTCTCCAGCGTGTAGTAATCCCACTCCACCCATGGTGTATTTGTGACCTTTCAGTCGGTCTTTAAAGTGCATCCCGCTGGTTTCATGTCTCTCTAagacatgtgtcaaactcaaggcccgcgggccaaatctggcccctcgcagattctgatccggcccgcatatcaaattaggttcacaatcaattttggcccacctagttgtgcgccaaaccaaaaacattgtaaactgtttttcaacttgcaattaggtgacactcaaagcagaatttggcaaatttgccgactttgagactcagaaattcccacagaagcagagagtttgcatGTTCCAGCTGTGAAAGAGCTTGTTGTGGGTCAGCTGGGTGGTAGcctacttagaaaatgtaatcattgttttgcttgatttgctaaattctaggatggcTTTGGAACATTTTCGCTgactttttcagggctttatgtgaaccaaactgtaagtgaaaagactatatgagacatgcaataattgagtcaaagatattttactttttcaattaaataaaagcatgttgaTATACTCcacgtctggcccttgatgtgattctctttttccagtgtggcccatAGTgacattgagtttgacacccctgctctaagAGAACATCTGTGCTGATGGACGACACTGATCATTATTATTACGCTGCTTTTACATTCACAAGAATACCACACTATGAAACGAGAAAAAGAAGCTCATCAGTTATTTATAGCTCCAGTCAAAGCTCAGTTATCCCCGAGGCAGAAGCTTGAGTCGCTGTAAGGATACAGTATTAATAATAGGAACAGACTTTATTTAAAACAGCACCTTTCTTACAGAGGGGTAAGGCTCAAAGTGAAGAAACAAGATgattaaataaaagttaaagttaaaacaACAAGGGCAAATACTGCCTCAACATTGCTGccacaaatactcactagagcataaaatgtggattaatcctcCGCTCCAAACGGCCtccaagtccagctgagatgatcacactgttaaacacacaactgttccTTTACTCTTAatactttaattacattttcctGACGATACTGTAATGGCAAAATTAAATTTAAGCATTATTCCttatattcttatttttttattagcacATTGTATTTTCTCACAAATACTGAAATCGAGTTTATCTCATTCTCACGTTGATTTTGATTCTGCTTAACTGTGGAGACAGCGAGTCTAGAGACGAATGCGTATGGCCTTTGTTTGAACTGATAAAGGTACAAGACCACAGTAACCTATCCCTCTCCCAGATCCGTTCCTCCCTTGCCAGCTGAGATGTACGGGGCATGTGACCTCAGGGAGAAAGTGGGGCACAGGGGATTAGATGAAGTGGCTCCATGAGGTCTCTTGAGATATAGCTgtatctttatctttatgttGCCTGTGAGAAGATGtaaagtcatgttaaacaaGAACATGTGTGATTGTCACTCCCTTTTCCcttgaagatgcatataagcctagtgtttctgttcactcattcgAGAATCTTTCCACACTGAGCTGATGTGCTTTTTGTGAAATTGTCTtcctcctatatttgcaaatatatcttaataaaatacaaaaacctaacttgGTTTAGTCTCCTACTGtctttatttgtttcactttactaaactttgaaaactCTACTCCTACTGCAAAAGAAACTTCCTCAATACGTACACACTtttagaaagaaagacagaaagaaagaccgAAAGATAAAGAAAGTTGATTTGGATTGtttccactttctaaaatgggctCTTGATTTATTTCAAGTGTTCATTTTGGACCCTGAACGTGAGCTGTAAACGTAGAAAAAGATATTTGTTCTTAAAGgggccctgccatacaaaaccatttttccttgcattttttttaaatctgtacggtccatatgtgtgtgtgttatgttgtgaatgtgaaaatgaactgctacctcctctgtcagctctagccactgaacagaaataaacgGAGAAATCtgaccaattacaaaagctggggCCTGTACCATGATGGTAGTTGAACAAACTCAGGGTTGCAGGATTGGTTTAGAGTTGACAAAACCAAACTGATGCAATCAGGCTCTATTGGAACCATGACGCAGCTCATCAACTTTCTCTGTCAACTCAGGCTTTGATCCTTAAACTCTGATTACTCCCCGCGCGCGAGCACATAAAAGAGTGACGTCTGCACCGAACAACCAATCACATTCGATATTGATAGAGCGAGAGCAATATATTTTTCCGCGGAAGAGCAAGAAATTATTCTTCAGAAATATgaagaatataaaaatgtttttcaagcaCGCAGTAATACCGTCTCTGCTGCCAAAGCAAGAGAACAATCTTGGAGGAAGATTGCTGATTGCGTTAATGCGTaagttaaagaaatacattctATAGGCCATGTAAAATTATGAATATAGGCTaatcatattaaaaatgtattaaataaaatgaaaatatatatatatatattaaaaaccaTTCTTAACATGTAGCTACTGTAGACTATTGTATAATACTTAAGTGCTCTAAGTGCAAGCTGCtttttgaaggaaaaaaaaaactgattgtgAAAGGTTAAATTTGTTCATGTCACCCTATCAATATATCTTACCggcaattttataaaatccctCTTTTATGGACATGGTCGTTAAATGTCCAGGGAACACAATGAAGCTATTTATGTACCCCTGCAGTGCGAGGACCACCTTGCAATTGGTTCGGCACACGTGTTTTCCCCTAGGTTCTCCGCATCACCGACCGCATACAAGTATGTACCACTTGCAACAAAAGGGTTAGGGTCTAACAATTTGCACTGAGATGTCCACAGGATTTGGAAGAAAAGGTGAAGCCATTGCAATGATTGCAACAGAGAACAGAAGCTGGGAATTAATTACGTCACCTATATGTTTCTTTGCTCACCGCTGATTGGTCAAACTTCAGACTGAGATCTCGAATCCAGAACATAACCTGCCCCGGAGCAGGTTAGCCGTGCAGCGTAAGATACCATGACAACGAACACCGATTAAAGCCGAGCTACTTTCATAGTACCTAAAACCCAGGGTTGGtggaaactaaactgaaacataGCTGGCTAGCCACCTAAACCAGCTTCATGGTATAGGCCcgtggtcagtctgacatcatgttgcctgagctcattactattcatgagctcgcccagttgggctgggtaaaggatgccgacagccaggctctcattggctagctgttagccaataagattcaaacagcttagctcattgaatattaatgagaactggcagaaatcgagctgagtcttcctgcaggctttctataccacgctagaatggcttgaaaaaaggtaaccaaggttacagagtccatggtagaccttcagacattaccacaatgtcatgaaatatgtgtggcagggcacctttaaaccaAATCGTAGCGATGCACATGTAGCCTAAAGCTCTCCGGaagaactacaactcccatcATCACACAGGCAGCGTGTCAGAACTCAGTGAAGATTTATTAACACAGAGGAACCAGGACACAGATTTACACTCAACAACTAccaggtgggggggggggaaataacACATTTGGAACAAACAAACCCTCGTGCCACACCTCGCTTTCAAATTACAACAAGTTGATCATTCATAGAAAGCAGTGGcgatttctttaagactgcaagggaagctcagcttcccctaaaattttaatggtcaaatatgtactattgtgttaacattttattgactaaaatgCGTTAGAATACGTTCATCTCGAAGACGAGTTGGTTCAGAATTGGCTGACTCGATTTCCTTCTCATACATTCCCGTAGCGTCTCAGTGCATTTCCCTGTTGATGCCTTGCATCCGTTGACTTCAACGGGGCTGCTTTGAGcagtttttttcagtgcttCGAAACTAGACGGTCATTGGATAAATGCTGCGATTATGTCCCGCCCACGGACGCTCAGCGTCTCTGGAGGTCAATGGAGCAGGGGGCTGGCCTGGACGCTGGGCTTCTGCGTGATGATTGGAGGACTGTATctccttttgattgacagcgattttgtactataaaaagTCGAAGCTGTTCAACTTCAAGCAGAGCTCAGCTCAGTCCCATCGCGGATTTTACAAGTCTAGCTGAAAGATGAACTGCTGCAACCTGTTTCTTGGTATTTGCTTGGCGAAATTGCTAGCcaattttcatcatacatttcatacaattatacaccacattccttgtttcagtttaacctaATTCCTACATTTCCTCCTTTCGAGTTTAATATCGTTTCGTTAgattgttcattcattcattcatacagtaggctaggctagtgttgtaggggtgagctagccagctagcaaacTGCACAAGATGCCAGACACTGCTAATATTGTCGACCTGATTTTGGCGaagccatttgaaagtcttccttATGAGGAGAAACTTATAATTAAACAGCAGGGTTAGATCAACACTTAAGATTGATTTAGTGCAAAAGACAGGGCAAAGTAACAGGTCTGTTCAGCTCTCCTGGTATGACAAAGTTAGCTGGCTGTGCTGTGTCAAAGAAAATGTACTGCCTGCCATTCCTCTTGATGAAACCTTCCCATggatattataaattataataattacattattatttattattattatacaattaaattattgcattactattatatatatatatatatatatatatatatatatatatatatatatatatatatatatatacaatattatgatattaacataaataaatggacaatttGTATGATGTAGGCCAAAAATGAGCTTCCCCTCTTTGAATGACCAGCAGCCGCCACTGATAGAAAGgaattagaaaaaaaagtgacaaaaaaaaatacatttcatgaAGTTATAGATGCGGTCAAATATTGACCAATTATTTGTCCTTTTCATACTAATATAAAACGTGATATGTCTATAAAAAAAGGGCGTGTGGCGAGGAGGCCGGGGTGCCGCAGGACGACGTCGGTGTGGACGGCCCGGACGCGACGATGGCGGCGGCCGGGCCGTGGCCCAGAACGAGGGCCGTCCGGTGCGGTTTGGTGGTGAGGGACAGCGGCTGCAGCTGCTCGGCGTACGGCGAGGTGTGTGTCGCCGGTGGTTGGCGTAGCCGGGGAGTCCAGCGAGGAGGCGGGGCTGGCCTGGGACAGGTGGGTGTGTGTCAGGTGGGAGACGGGGTGCGGCTGGGACAGGTGGGAGCGGGGCAGtgcgtgcgagtgtgtgtgtgtgtgcgcggtcTGCTGTGGGGGTGGAGCGTGTGCGTGAGGCGTCTCGTCAGGCGGACCGCGAGGTCTCTTCAGCTGCAGCGGGAAGTCCTGTTCAGGATCTgaggaacaaacacacacacagaattagagctgggcgatatagaGAAAATCCTATATCATGATATTCTTGAtcaaatacctcgatgtcgatattgcgacaaaattatatattattatattgactattggtgctttaacaaaatgttatttacacaatgagatttttgataaataatcaccagaaCTGatttaatgactaagtgggtaaaggcaaataacagaacagttataacagtctggtaagttc contains the following coding sequences:
- the LOC120545725 gene encoding RNA-binding protein 33-like, which translates into the protein MVINPWLDVMRRRRNTQAAERRTSVIVPDVSVASARRPGTSINQRLCYSDTPDPEQDFPLQLKRPRGPPDETPHAHAPPPQQTAHTHTHSHALPRSHLSQPHPVSHLTHTHLSQASPASSLDSPATPTTGDTHLAVRRAAAAAVPHHQTAPDGPRSGPRPGRRHRRVRAVHTDVVLRHPGLLATRPFFIDISRFILV